CCGCTGGCCCTCTGAGTTCCGCCGGAGCCGCCCGGTGGCATCCGGGCGACGGGTCAACCGGGAGAATGGCCGCGCCCCTGCGCCGCCGAGCCATGCAGATCCTCGTGATGGGTGGAACCCGCTTCGTGGGCAAGCCCCTGGTGGAGCAGCTGCTGGCGGCGGGGCATGGGCTGACGCTGTTCACCCGCGGCCGCAACCCCGTGCCCGCCGGTGTGGAGCACCTGGTGGGCGATCGCTCCGCCCCAGAGGATCTGGCGCCGCTCGCCGGTCGCCGCTTCGCCGTGATCGTGGACAGCTCCGGGCGCACCCTGGCGGACTCGCGGGCCGTGCTGGAGCGCACCGGCGCGCCGGAGCACCGGTTCGTCTACGTGAGCTCCGCCGGGGTGTACGCCGATTCGGAGCTGTGGCCCCTCGACGAGGACAGCCCCACCGATCCGGCCAGCCGCCATGCGGGCAAGGCCGAAACCGAAACCTGGCTGCGCCAGCAGGGCATCCCCTTCACCAGTTTCCGGCCTACCTACATCGTGGGGCCCGGCAACTACAACCCGGTGGAACGCTGGTTCTTCGACCGGATCCTGCATGGCCGCCCCGTGCCGCTTCCCGGCGACGGCAGCACCATCACCCAGCTGGGGCATGTGAGGGACCTGGCCACCGCCATGGCCCGCTGCATCGAGGTGGAGGCCTCCGCGAACCGCATCTACAACTGTACTGGAACCAAGGGCGTCACCTTCCGTGGCCTGGTGGAGGCGGCTGCCCGGGCCTGTGGCCAGGATCCGGCGGCGGTGGAGGTGCGCAGCTTCGACCCGGGCGGCCTCGACAAGAAGGCCCGCAAGGCCTTCCCGCTGCGGCTGGCCCACTTCCTCACCGACACCACGCGGGTGCGGCGGGAGCTGGCGTGGGAGCCGGCCTTCGATCTCGATGCCATCCTGCGGGACAGCTACGTGCATGACTACGCCCTGCGCGCCCCGGTGACGCCGGACTTCTCCACCGATGACGCTCTGCTGGCCGCAGGAGCCTGACGGCGCCCTGGCAACGCTCAGGTGGAGCGCAGGTAGCCCCAGGCGGAACTGAGGGCCAGCAGCAGGGAGGGCCAGAACAGCCACCAGCCCACGCTCGCTAGCAGCCCTGCTCCCCCCCAGGGCCAGAGCAGCAGCAGCAGGCTGACGAACTGCAGCACCGTCTTGAGCTTTCCTGCCGGAGAGGCCGGTCCACCGCTGCCCTGGCCGGCCCGCCAGCCGGAGATCAGCAGCTCCCGGGCCAGCAGCAGCCACACCGCCAGCAGCGGCAGGATCCCCCGGGCCCCCAGCCAGAGCAGCGGCGCGCTGATCAGGATCTTGTCGGTGAGGGGATCCAGCCGGGCGCCCCAGCTCGTGCCCCCGCCGGCGCGCCGGGCCAGCACCCCATCGGCCCAGTCGCTGAGGCCACCGACCAGGAGCAGCACCCAGGCCAGCCCCCGCTGATCGGTGACCAGGGCCAGCAGCAGGGGCAGCCCCAGAAGGGCCCGCAGCACGGTGAGCCCGTCGGCCAGGCGTCGCATCGTGTGGCCCCCCATCGACCTTCCACCCACGGGCTCAGAATGCCTGCAAGCCGTTCCCGATGCCGTGGTTGCCCAGTCCGTCTCTGCCGTGATGACCAGCCCGGTGCTGAGCGTGGGCGTGGACACCCCCCTGCAGGAGGCGGTGAAGCTGATGAGCGAGCACCACATCGGCGGCATGCCAGTGCTGGACCAAGCGGGCTCCCTGGTGGGTGAACTCACCGAGCAGGACCTGATGGTGCGCGAGAGCGGCTTCGACGCCGGCCCCTACGTGATGCTGCTCGATGCGGTGATCTACCTGCGCAACCCCCTGCAGTGGGACAGGCAGGTGCACCAGGTGCTGGGCAGCACCGTGGGTGAGGTGATGCGCAAGGGGTCCCACACCTGCAGCGCTGACCTGCCCCTGCCGGCGGCGGCCCGCCAGCTGCACGAGAGCGCCACCCAGCGCCTGTTCGTGGTGGATGGCGACGGGCGTCCTGTCGGGGTGCTGACCCGGGGGGATGTGGTGCGGGCCCTGGCCAGCGAGAGCTGAGCGCACCTGGGCTGAGTGGCCTCGCTGGGATTTCAGTCCCCCCAGGCCTGCACGGTTCCTTCCACCACCAGCCACTGCCGTTCTCCACTCCCAAGCGGATGGCCGCCGGTGAGGGCTCCGAACGCCGGCAGGGCCAGCCGTTGCTGCTGCGGGCTGTAGCTGAAGCAGGGCAGCCGCAGCCGGTCATGTCCCCGCCCCACCAGGGCCACCGGATGGAGATGGCCGCAGAGGTTGAGCAGGCCCTGCCGGGGCTCCGGTTCATGGCTCAGCCACCAGGGCCCGAGGGCGTGGGACGGTTCCTGGGGCAGGGCCGCGATCCAGCTGCCCCGCTCGTGGTTGCCACCGATCAGGCGCAGGGGACAGCCCAGCAGCCCCGGCAGGGCCGCCAGCTTGCTCCGCAGCTCCTGGGTGAGACCCAGGCGGCTGTGGATCAGGTCGCCCAGCACCACCACCTGTCGGGGCTGCAGGCGATGGGCCAGGTCCAGAAGGGCATTGAGGGTGGCGGCATCGCCGTCGCTGGGCAGGGGAATCCCATGGCTCTGGAACGTTTCGGCCTTGCCCAGGTGCAGGTCGGCCACCAGCAGGGCGCCGTGCACGGGATCCCAGATGGCACGATCAGCCAGCAGGGTGAGGGGATGGTCGCGCCACAGGAAGGTGGCGGATGCGGCACCGGTGGCCAAGGGCTGGCGAGGACATGGGGAGGAAGCCCCGATCCTGAGCCCTGGAGGCCCTCCGCCGCGGAACCGCGGAGCTGTGTGCCCGTGCGGCCGATCCAGGGCCAGATCGGAGGAGGAAACGGAACGGCGGGGCTGACGCGGCAGGGACGTCTTCCTGCCGAGGGGGCATCCAGTCCGTCAGTCGGCTCTGCCGTCATCGCGGATCTGCCGTCACCGGTCCTGTCCCGGGACCGCTCCGGTGGCTGTCTCCCAGACTGACTGGCCATGGCTGGCCCCAACGCAGTGTCGTCTGAACCCAACGACCGTCTCCTGCGTCTGGCGCCCCACCTGGTGGGGCGCTCCCGCAGAGGTGTCGTCGGCAGCAGCCGCTATGCCCGCCGCCTACGGGACAGGATCCGCACGGCGGCGGCTGATCCGGAGCAGAGCCCCCTGTTGATCAGCGGCGAGCCCGGCCTCGAGAAGGACAACATCGCCGCCCTGATCCATTTCGGCTCCCGCCAGCGGCGTGAGCTGATGCTGAGGCTGGACGGTGCCACCCTCAAGGCCGACGGCTCGACCCTGTTCGGCAGCAGCGGATCCGATGGTGTCGACTCGCTGCTGGATTGCCTCGGTTCGGGGTCTCTGTTGATCGACAAGGTGGATCAGGCGCCCGAGGTGTTGCTGCCGGCGCTGCTGGAGCTGGCCGCCACCGGCCAATGGCGCGCCCCTGGACCCGACAGCAGCGAGCGCCGCTTCCCGGGCCGGGTGTTCTTCACGGCCGAGCGGGCCCTGCCCCGGTTCGACCGTGTCTGCACCCTGATCCGGGTGCCGCCGCTGCGGGTGCGGCGCCAGGACCTGGGGGAATGGCTGCGGTACGTGGTGCGCCTGCGGGCCCGCAAACTGGGCTGGTCGCCGGCTCCGACGGTGAGCGAGGCGGCCGTGAAGCGCCTGCAGAACTACGACTTCCCCAACAACCTGCGGGAACTCGATGAACTGGTGAACCGTGCCCTGCAGCAGTGCCGCCGCGAGGGCACCGAGCAGGCCATGCAGGGGCATGGCGCTTCCCAGGTGCTGCCCGACGACGTGTTCTGGACCCCATCGCGACCGGCCCGGTTGCGGTTCGATCTCTGGCGCTGGAAACCGGGGCTCCGGTACCGGATGCGCGCGCCGGAGCTGTGGAACACCCTGCTGTTCGGCCTGGTGAGCTGGCTGTTCGTGCTGGTGAACCTGTGGCTCTGGCAGGGCCCCCAGGACCGGGCCCACAACGGGGGCCTCAACCTGTTCTGGGCCTGGTGGTGGCCCCTGATCCTGCTGGGCTATCCCCTGGTGGGCCGCCTGTGGTGTTCGTTCTGTCCCTTCATGGTGTGGGGGGAGATCGTCCAGCGCCTGGCCCGCACCCTGGGCTGGCGGCCGCGGCCCTGGCCCCGCGGCGACACCGACCGCTGGGGGGCGCCCGCCCTGGCCGCTGGATTCGCGGCGATCCTGCTCTGGGAGGAACTGGCCGATCTGGAGAACACGGCCTGGCTCAGCAGCTGTCTGCTGTTGCTGATTACCGCGGGCGCCGTGGTTGGGTCACTGGCCTTCGAGAAGCGGTTCTGGTGCCGCTACCTCTGTCCGGTGGGCGGCATGAACGGCCTGTTCGCCAAGCTCTCGATCCTCGAACTGCGGGCCCAGGGGGGCACCTGCAGCGGCAGCTGCAGCAGCTACGCCTGCTTCAAGGGAGGCCCTGCCGAGGGGGAAGGCCTGGCCACGGCGGGCTGCCCGCTCGGCACCCACCCCGCCCATCTGGAGGACAACCGCAACTGCGTGCTCTGCCTCACCTGCGCCCAGGCCTGTCCCCACCGCTCGGTGCAGCTGCGGCTGCGGCCCCCCGCCGCCGATCTCCAGCGCGACATGGCCCCGCCCTGGGGCGAGACCGGCCTGATCCTCGTGCTGGCCGGCGGCGTGTGCCTGCACAACTGGCAGCGGCTGCTGGGCTGGTGGAGCCTGGCGCCGGCGTCGCTGCAGGCCGGCCCCCTGCTGCCCCGGCTGGCCTTCGGCGGCCTGGCCCTGGCCGTGCCATCCCTGCTCTTCCTCGGCCTGCGGCCCTGGCTGCCGCGGCACCAGGCGCGGCTGCTGCTCTACGCCCTGCTGCCCCTGCTCTGGGGGGTGCTGCTGGCCCGTCATCTCCCCGTGGGCATGGAGGAAGCGGGCCTGCTGCTGCCCGTGAGCCTGGGCGGCGTGGACGGGACCTTCGCCCTGCCGCTGCCCAGCTGGAGCGCCGACGGCCATGTGGTGGCGTTCTGCCAGAGCGCGGCGGTGGGCCTGGGCGCTCTGGGATCGCTGGTGCTGCTGCTGCGCGTTCTGCTCGATCGCGGGCCGCGCCTGCTGCTCGGAACCGGCCTGGTGCTGGCGCTGGCCGGCCTGGGCCGTTGGCTGGTGGCGGCGTAGGCCCGGTGTCAGGCGTTGGCCCGCTTTGGCTCGGCCCTGCCCGGTCGCTGCCAGCGGCCGCTGGCAATGCGGGGCGAGTGGCGCACCTGATGGGGCCTGCCGAGGTACACCCAGGCCCGACCGCCGCAGCGGAGGGGCAGCCAGTGACGTTCGAACAGCCGGGGGGCGCCCTCCAGGCGGTCCAGAGCTTCCAGCGTGGCGGCCCGCACCGTGAACAGCTCGCCGTGGACGAGCGATGGGTCTGTGGGGAGGGGCGCCAGCACCGCCATGGGGAAGGGGCCCAGGTCGTAGAGGCAGGCCCCGGGCAGCGCCGTATCGGCCAGGTAGCGCTCCTCCCGCAGCCAGCTGTGGTTGGCCATGCCCCGCTTGAGGGTGCCGTAGACGAACACCGGCTGCCCGTTCACGCCACCCTGCCTCGATAATGGCTCCAGTGTGCTTGCGCTGTGATGACCCTGGCCCTGTTGCTGGCGCTGGCCGGATCGCTCGGGCTGATGGCCTACATCGTGCGGAGGCTGGAGAAGGCCTGAGCGGCGCCGAGGACCCGCTCAGCTGGAGCTGCGTGGGCTGGGCTCCGCCAGGTGCACCTGCTCACCGGGGGTGCGTTTGGCCACGTACATGGCGTTGTCGGCGGCCACCAGCAGGGCATCGATGGTGTGACCGTGATCGGGGAAACGGGCGATGCCCACACTCGCCGAGAGCGCGATCCCCGAGCCCAGATCCCCGAGGGAGCTGCCGCACACCTCCGCCAGCTTGGTGGCGAGGGTGACCAGTTCATTCAGGCTGCCGGCATCGGGCACCAGCACCACGAACTCATCGCCCCCCTGGCGGCAGAGCAGGTCGCTCTGGCGCAACACCTCCTGCAGCCGCTGCCCCACCAGCTGCAGCACCCGGTCGCCCACGGCATGGCCGTAGCGGTCGTTCACCTCCTTGAACCCATCGAGATCGAGGTAGAGCAGGCCGATGGCGCGTCCGTAGCGTTTGGCCAGCGCCAGATCCCGCTCCAGCTGCTGCATCAACTGGGCCCGGTTGGCCAGGCCGGTTAGGGGGTCATGCAGCGCCTGGTGCCGCACCATCTCCTCGGCGGCGTGGCGTTCGGTGATGTCCTGCAGGAAACCCACCAGGTAGCGGGGCCTGAGGGCCTCGTCGCGCACGGTGGAGATCGCCAGGTGATGGCGGCGGATCTCGCCGCTGCGCACCCGGTTCCAGAGGTCACCCTGCCAGTGCCCGCGCTGCAGCACCGCCTGCCAGAGCTCGTGGTAGAACTCCGGCCCGTGGCGGCCTGATTTGAGCAGGTCGGCCCTCTGCGCCTGGATCTCCGAGAGGCGATAGCCCGTGAGCTGGGTGAAGGCGTTGTTGGCCATCAGGATCCGGCCCTCCGGGTCGGTCACCACGATGCCCTGGTCACTGGCGTCGAACACCGTGCTGGCCAGGGCCCGCTCCTTGGCCGCCTCCTCGCTCACGGCCAGGGCTTCGCGGGTGGTGCGCTGGTTGATGGCCAGCAGGTGGGCGGCCATGGCGGCCACCAGGCTGGCGCTTGCGCCACAGATCAGCACGGCCCAGAAGGTGGGGCTGAGGCCATAGCGGTTTCCCTGCCCTGACCCGAGGCTCACCTGCACCCCCCAGCGCCTGCCGGCCAGCTCCAGGGTCTCCTCGGCGTCGGTGGGTCGCTCCCAGATGTCACGCCCCTGTTTCGCTGTGGTGTAGAGCAGCGAGGCCGGCTCGCCACTGGTGCGGTCGATGACGCGGACCGTGGCCCCGGCCAGCGCGGCCTGGTTCACCGTGGCCAGCACCCCATCGAACAGGTCCTTGAGCGCCATCGGGGCGTAGGCCCACCCCTGCAAGGCGTCGCCGTTCTTCTGGATCGGCATGAACAGCACCACGCCGGGGGGGTCGTCGGCCAGAGGGCGCTGCTCCAGCCCCAGCTTCACCTTCCCCGAGAGGGTGGCGGATCCGGTCCGGTCCGCCGTCTGCATGGCCCGTTGCAGCATCGGCCTGGTGGCCATGTCGAAGCCCAGGGCCTGCCGATTGACCACGTTCTCGGGCTCCAGAAATTCGATCGCGCTGTAGGTGGGCCTCGGCCCGGGGGGCTTCACCCGGAAGTCCGCAAAACCCTCGGTGCGCATCCGGGCCTCAAACGGGGCCACCTGGGCGGGGGTGAGGAGGCGGGCGAAACCGAGCCCCTGCAGGCCACCGTTCGCATCCCGGCCGCTCGAGGGGATGGCGAGCGTGGCATAGAAGCGACCAAATTCCGCCCGGGTGACCGTGCTGGAGGCCTGGAACAGGGCCACCACGGAGGCGAGGGCGGCGGCGTTCACCTCCAGCCTGGCGTGGATCGCATCACTCACCTGGGTGAGCAAGCTGCTTTCCTGCCTGGCGTACTGCGCCACGCCGAAGCGGCGGGTGAGCTCGCTGATGGCGGCCGTGGCCACGAGCCCACTCAGCAGCACGGCCGCGGCCAGGCGCTCGATGTGCCAGGACCTGACAGCATCCAGCCAGGCTCTGGGGGCCGGATCCGGCATGGTGGGGATCGGAATGGGCAGCGGTCCACCCTGTAGCAGTCAATAGCTAGCAGCCTTCCTGCCGTTCGGCTTGCTCCCGCAGCCGTTGCAGCCGTGCCAGCAGGGATTCATTGCTCATCCGGTTGTTCAGCCGCTCCGCCAGCAACGGGAAGGCCAGCGGTCCGGGCCGGGGGGTGCGTTGCAGCAGCAGCCGGCAGCCCATCAGCCGTTGCAGGGCCTCGGCGATGCGGGGCAGCTCCAGCTGCTCCCCCAGCACCTCGGCGCGGGCCTGGGCCAGCAGCAGATTGCCGGGCTCGTGCCGCTGGAACACATCGAACAGCAGGGCGGCGCTGATCTGGAGCTGACCGCCCGTGCGGGCCTGTCCGGGGTAGCCGTTGACCACCAGGCCGCTGATCTGGGCGATGGCCCGGAAGCGCCGCCGGCTCAGCTCCGACACGTTGATGGCCTGCTCCAGGTGGGCCTCCAGCTCGCTGGTGTCGAGCAGGGCATCGGCATGCTCCTCGAACAGCGCCTCGAAGCGGTAGCCCCGCGGTGCCAGCAGCTCGAAGCCGTAATCGTTCACCGACACGGTGATGGTGGTGGGGGCGTGGCGGGCCAGCCGCCAGGCCCAGAGAAAGCCGATCCCCTCGTGCACGAACCGGCCCTCGAAGGGGTAGGCATAGAGGTGGCTGCCTTCCCGGCTGCTGCACAGCTCCACCAGGAATTCCGTGCTGCGGGGCAGGGCCGAGAGCTCGGCCTGGCGGCGGAGCAGGGGCTCGAGGGCCTGGAGTTCCGGTGTGTCCAGGGCGGTGGTGTCCTCCGCGGCCAGGGCCCGGGCGGCCCGGTCCACCTCCTGGCGCAGGTGGTGGCTGAGCAGGTCGGAGAGGGCCATCTGGCCGCCGGCCCAGGCGGGCACGGCCTGGCTCTTGCGGGTGGTGGCCTTCACCTGGGCCGTCATCTCCCGCAGCCGCACGAATTCCAGCTGCCGCCCGGCGAAGAAGAACACATCGCCCGGCTTGAGCCGGCTGATGAAGGTCTCCTCCACATGGCCCAGCACTGCCCCGCGCACCACCCGCACCGTGACGGCACGATCGGCGGTGATCGTGCCGATGTTGACCCGGTGCAGCCGGGCGATGGCCGGTTCGCTCACCACCAGCCGCTCCGCCTGGCCCTGCTCCACCCGCCTGAGCTTGCGGTAGCGGGGATAGGCGCCCAGGCAGTCGCCCCCCTGTTCAAGAAACCGTAGGCACCAGCGCCAGCTGGCCTCAGGGAGGTGGCGGTAGCTCCAGGCGCTGCGCACCGTGGCCAGCTCCTCCTCGGGATGGAAGCCGGGGCCGCAGGCCAGGCTGGTGAGGTGCTGGAGCAGCACGTCGATCGGGGCCTGCGGCGGGCGACGCTCCTCCACCAGGCCCTCGGCCAGGCCGCGCCGCATGGCGCTCACCTCCAGCAGCTCGAGGGCGTTGGTGGGCATGAACAGCACCTGGGAGGTGCCGCCGGGGAGATGGGCGCTGCGGCCGGCCCGCTGCAGCAGCCGCGCCAGGTTCTTGGCGCTGCCGATCTGCACCACCCGCTCCACCGGCTGGAAGTCCACGCCCAGGTCCAGGGAGCTGGTGCACACCACCCAGCGCAGGCCGCCGGCCTTCACGCCGGCCTCGATCGCCTCCCGCTCGGCCCGGTCGATGGCGCTGTGGTGCAGCGCCAGGGCCCCCTCCATCTCCGGGCAGGCGTAGCGCAGGCACTGGTGCCAGCGCTCAGCCTGGTTGCGGGTGTTGGTGAA
This sequence is a window from Cyanobium sp. PCC 7001. Protein-coding genes within it:
- a CDS encoding 4Fe-4S binding protein: MAGPNAVSSEPNDRLLRLAPHLVGRSRRGVVGSSRYARRLRDRIRTAAADPEQSPLLISGEPGLEKDNIAALIHFGSRQRRELMLRLDGATLKADGSTLFGSSGSDGVDSLLDCLGSGSLLIDKVDQAPEVLLPALLELAATGQWRAPGPDSSERRFPGRVFFTAERALPRFDRVCTLIRVPPLRVRRQDLGEWLRYVVRLRARKLGWSPAPTVSEAAVKRLQNYDFPNNLRELDELVNRALQQCRREGTEQAMQGHGASQVLPDDVFWTPSRPARLRFDLWRWKPGLRYRMRAPELWNTLLFGLVSWLFVLVNLWLWQGPQDRAHNGGLNLFWAWWWPLILLGYPLVGRLWCSFCPFMVWGEIVQRLARTLGWRPRPWPRGDTDRWGAPALAAGFAAILLWEELADLENTAWLSSCLLLLITAGAVVGSLAFEKRFWCRYLCPVGGMNGLFAKLSILELRAQGGTCSGSCSSYACFKGGPAEGEGLATAGCPLGTHPAHLEDNRNCVLCLTCAQACPHRSVQLRLRPPAADLQRDMAPPWGETGLILVLAGGVCLHNWQRLLGWWSLAPASLQAGPLLPRLAFGGLALAVPSLLFLGLRPWLPRHQARLLLYALLPLLWGVLLARHLPVGMEEAGLLLPVSLGGVDGTFALPLPSWSADGHVVAFCQSAAVGLGALGSLVLLLRVLLDRGPRLLLGTGLVLALAGLGRWLVAA
- a CDS encoding CDP-alcohol phosphatidyltransferase family protein — protein: MRRLADGLTVLRALLGLPLLLALVTDQRGLAWVLLLVGGLSDWADGVLARRAGGGTSWGARLDPLTDKILISAPLLWLGARGILPLLAVWLLLARELLISGWRAGQGSGGPASPAGKLKTVLQFVSLLLLLWPWGGAGLLASVGWWLFWPSLLLALSSAWGYLRST
- a CDS encoding ligase-associated DNA damage response DEXH box helicase; the protein is MRPSIQAQLAPVEEWFRRQGWRPMPFQRQCWKAYLQGQSGLIQVPTGSGKTYAAVMGPIARMLADPRPGLRLLYLTPLRALSRDLAAAIQAPINAMGWPLRLGVRNGDTPGSERTRQLRRPPEILITTPESLCLLLANPRAEELFGGLEAVVLDEWHELMGGKRGSQCELALSWLRRQCPGLRTWAISATIGNLETAARAAVGDGPDPVLITARLRRDTAIRSLVPERIDGFPWAGHLGLRMYEELVAALEPSVSTLLFTNTRNQAERWHQCLRYACPEMEGALALHHSAIDRAEREAIEAGVKAGGLRWVVCTSSLDLGVDFQPVERVVQIGSAKNLARLLQRAGRSAHLPGGTSQVLFMPTNALELLEVSAMRRGLAEGLVEERRPPQAPIDVLLQHLTSLACGPGFHPEEELATVRSAWSYRHLPEASWRWCLRFLEQGGDCLGAYPRYRKLRRVEQGQAERLVVSEPAIARLHRVNIGTITADRAVTVRVVRGAVLGHVEETFISRLKPGDVFFFAGRQLEFVRLREMTAQVKATTRKSQAVPAWAGGQMALSDLLSHHLRQEVDRAARALAAEDTTALDTPELQALEPLLRRQAELSALPRSTEFLVELCSSREGSHLYAYPFEGRFVHEGIGFLWAWRLARHAPTTITVSVNDYGFELLAPRGYRFEALFEEHADALLDTSELEAHLEQAINVSELSRRRFRAIAQISGLVVNGYPGQARTGGQLQISAALLFDVFQRHEPGNLLLAQARAEVLGEQLELPRIAEALQRLMGCRLLLQRTPRPGPLAFPLLAERLNNRMSNESLLARLQRLREQAERQEGC
- a CDS encoding gamma-glutamylcyclotransferase — protein: MNGQPVFVYGTLKRGMANHSWLREERYLADTALPGACLYDLGPFPMAVLAPLPTDPSLVHGELFTVRAATLEALDRLEGAPRLFERHWLPLRCGGRAWVYLGRPHQVRHSPRIASGRWQRPGRAEPKRANA
- a CDS encoding NAD-dependent epimerase/dehydratase family protein, whose translation is MQILVMGGTRFVGKPLVEQLLAAGHGLTLFTRGRNPVPAGVEHLVGDRSAPEDLAPLAGRRFAVIVDSSGRTLADSRAVLERTGAPEHRFVYVSSAGVYADSELWPLDEDSPTDPASRHAGKAETETWLRQQGIPFTSFRPTYIVGPGNYNPVERWFFDRILHGRPVPLPGDGSTITQLGHVRDLATAMARCIEVEASANRIYNCTGTKGVTFRGLVEAAARACGQDPAAVEVRSFDPGGLDKKARKAFPLRLAHFLTDTTRVRRELAWEPAFDLDAILRDSYVHDYALRAPVTPDFSTDDALLAAGA
- a CDS encoding diguanylate cyclase; protein product: MPDPAPRAWLDAVRSWHIERLAAAVLLSGLVATAAISELTRRFGVAQYARQESSLLTQVSDAIHARLEVNAAALASVVALFQASSTVTRAEFGRFYATLAIPSSGRDANGGLQGLGFARLLTPAQVAPFEARMRTEGFADFRVKPPGPRPTYSAIEFLEPENVVNRQALGFDMATRPMLQRAMQTADRTGSATLSGKVKLGLEQRPLADDPPGVVLFMPIQKNGDALQGWAYAPMALKDLFDGVLATVNQAALAGATVRVIDRTSGEPASLLYTTAKQGRDIWERPTDAEETLELAGRRWGVQVSLGSGQGNRYGLSPTFWAVLICGASASLVAAMAAHLLAINQRTTREALAVSEEAAKERALASTVFDASDQGIVVTDPEGRILMANNAFTQLTGYRLSEIQAQRADLLKSGRHGPEFYHELWQAVLQRGHWQGDLWNRVRSGEIRRHHLAISTVRDEALRPRYLVGFLQDITERHAAEEMVRHQALHDPLTGLANRAQLMQQLERDLALAKRYGRAIGLLYLDLDGFKEVNDRYGHAVGDRVLQLVGQRLQEVLRQSDLLCRQGGDEFVVLVPDAGSLNELVTLATKLAEVCGSSLGDLGSGIALSASVGIARFPDHGHTIDALLVAADNAMYVAKRTPGEQVHLAEPSPRSSS
- the pdeM gene encoding ligase-associated DNA damage response endonuclease PdeM, coding for MATGAASATFLWRDHPLTLLADRAIWDPVHGALLVADLHLGKAETFQSHGIPLPSDGDAATLNALLDLAHRLQPRQVVVLGDLIHSRLGLTQELRSKLAALPGLLGCPLRLIGGNHERGSWIAALPQEPSHALGPWWLSHEPEPRQGLLNLCGHLHPVALVGRGHDRLRLPCFSYSPQQQRLALPAFGALTGGHPLGSGERQWLVVEGTVQAWGD
- a CDS encoding CBS domain-containing protein, giving the protein MTSPVLSVGVDTPLQEAVKLMSEHHIGGMPVLDQAGSLVGELTEQDLMVRESGFDAGPYVMLLDAVIYLRNPLQWDRQVHQVLGSTVGEVMRKGSHTCSADLPLPAAARQLHESATQRLFVVDGDGRPVGVLTRGDVVRALASES